The nucleotide sequence TTTTGCAATGAGTAGCCAAACAAGTCTCCACTACTCGTTGACGCGGCAAAACCTTCACCCACGAATCCTAATTTCAAAACCCAATCGTCTGCATTATTGGCAGACCAAGTATATTTGCATGTGGCCATGTGGTGAAAGATGAGGGAAGAACACGAAATGATGCTAAGAAAagcgaaaaaaaaaaaaaaaaaaaaaaaaacatagATAAACAATAGTATATAGAAAGCTGTAGAACCAGACACACTTAACAATCGAGTAATCCCTCCACGATGAGTAGTTTAGTGAAAAAGGGAAGTCAGTTTACCCCAAAGCTAAAATATCCAATAAGAAAGAAAGCTACTCCGAAACCTACTGCCACTCCTGAACCTTCCCAAAAAGGAACTTCTGGCACATCAGATCCACCATCCAACAAGGCTATATCAGACCAAGTAGGTCCCCCACCTGCCACACAAAATGGCAAGCCAAGGTCATCTTTTAGTATCAAAGGAGCTGCTACTAGTGGAGCTGTTTTAGATGATGGTGTGGATCCAATAGACAATCTGAAGCCACAAGAATCGGCCATTGCAGATAGTTCAGATGAAGACGACGAGGCGCTCAGACAACACGCCCAAAGTCTACGTAGAACCTCATCGCGAAGATTATCTGGAATAAACCCTGGATTTAGAAGTCGGTCGGCGTCAGTTTCACATCGACCCGGTAACGAAGATGCACAATCAGCTGCAAGAATTGTGGTACCTCAGCCCAAATCcataaaaagaagaagatcgCTGGTAAGCTCACGGAATGCCAAAAGAAACTCTGTGGTAGTACCAGCCGCTGCTATTGCTCCCACACTTAAACCTTCACTGGTTGTAACAGCTTCAACTACACCAACCGTTGGTCATTCCCCAacaccatcttcatcgtcgAGCACCACATCCAGGATTTTGAATTCCAATGTTAGTCATTTGTTTCCTGCATTAAGAAGCTCCGCCGCTCCACTTAGCAAGATTATGAACAATCCTGAAACTGAGCTGCTATCACCAGCTCTCGTCGATAAGACAGATGTGAACGTGGTGAGCAAGGAATTTGTTGTGGGAATTGATCCTAGGACGAATAAGCTACGAAAATTTAGACGCAGGGATGCACCGAAATCTGAAgttaaagaagaagaggaagattTCACCAGGGTTGCTGACAAGCCGTTGGATGATTTGGTTCCAGTAGCGCCAGAGAATTTGGTTACTACCGTAACTAGCATCAGCCAGATCCCAACTGGTATTAAAGAGGAAGACTTGGAATTGTATGGGGAgcttgattttgattatgaGGGGATGACAATGGCTGACTTGTGTAAACCAACTTTAAAAATCGGTAATGTTAGTTccagtttcaaattggcTCAAGAGGCAgaaatacaattgaaacagAAGAAATTACAGAGAAGACTAGATAGAATCAGAGCAAGAAAGGATAGAATATCTTTAGAAGAAGCAACGTTGAAGAATGAAGGCAAAACTGACGAAGAAATTCAACATGAAAAGGAAGGTAAGAAGCCAAAGTCAGGAACtgacttgatgaattttgatgaagaaacaCCATCAATATCGTCAGCATTACAATTGACATTAGTTGATGGAAAGATCGGGTTCAATGAAGAATCTGCAGTTGTTGTGAAGCCTAGAGCTGATGCGTCTGGACGCACAGTTGAGGATTCAAACCCATTTGCAAACCCAGTCACTTCTACGACATATAGCAAAAGAACATACACGGACAAGTGGACGCCTGATGAGTTGAATGAATTTTACCAAGCCTTGAGCATGTTTGGTACCGACTTTTCCTTGATTGCGCAATTATACCCACACCGCACcagaaaacaaatcaaatccaagTTTGTTTtagaagagaaaaagtaTCCTGAAGTGATTGAATTGGCATTGAAAAGGAAGCTACCGGtagatttcaaaaagtattgTGAAGCAACAAATAACGAGATTAAGACTATCGAGCAGTATaatgaagagttgaagAGAGTAAGATTAGAGCATGAACAAAGTATGAATGCAATTGCAATCGAAAGAGAAAAGGCGTTCAAGGAAGATGCTGAAGCGAATAGAAGAcgagaaattgaaatcagaaCAGGGTTCACCGGATCCAAGCCAATGACAACAGCCGAAAGGAGGAAAGAGTTGCGAAAGAATGAAACGGTCGTAGGTACTATTGATGACATAAAACATCGTTGAGATTGTATAGACTTTAATGAAACAAGGAAGGAGTCAAATTCATGCACGTGCGAAAAATTGACCTCTGTAAGTTAAATTCACTATATGTGCGGATAAAACAATGTAAAGAATAATACAACCTCAAAGTagaattattgaaaacatttttCACTTGAAAGTGTGTCATTATACGATGCAACTTTGATGTCATCCCCGAAAGACTTTGTGTTGGAGATCACACCTCCCACTGAGAATGATGTAACGTCACTAAACTCGTTAAATGTGTTGAAGTTTTCGGTCAAGCAACGAGTCCCCCCACTCATATATCGGACACGGTACTTTCTTTTATGCGGTTCCACTATCGGTCTTGTAATTTGTGTAGCATATAATTACAAGGCAATCACCACGGTGTACACTTTGTCTGTCATACTAATTCAGGTAGTGGTGATTGTGttgcttctttttgttcaagAGCCGCAAGATACTTTGACGATCATGAAGGGAATTGGAGCGCAGTTAGAATCCCACAAAATAATGTCCTTCCAAAGCAGTAACACCTTCATTCCCATTAACAACATAATCGATCTAGTTATACACGAAGGATTTCATAATTATGGACAAGTTATATTCTACTTGTGCTTTTTaacaaaaaatttccaattggaGAAACTGGCAAAGGATGATGTAATACAGGTCGTATTTGGTGAATTTTTACCAAGGAAGGACGTTTTATTGAAAGTTTGGAAGTTGAGTAGACAATTGCTTTTTGGTGAAACAAAAAGGTATTNNNNNNNNNNNNNNNNNNNNNNNNNNNNNNNNNNNNNNNNNNNNNNNNNNNNNNNNNNNNNNNNNNNNNNNNNNNNNNNNNNNNNNNNNNNNNNNNNNNNNNNNNNNNNNNNNNNNNNNNNNNNNNNNNNNNNNNNNNNNNNNNNNNNNNNNNNNNNNNNNNNNNNNNNNNNNNNNNNNNNNNNNNNNNNNNNNNNNNNNNNNNNNNNNNNNNNNNNNNNNNNNNNNNNNNNNNNNNNNNNNNNNNNNNNNNNNNNNNNNNNNNNNNNNNNNNNNNNNNNNNNNNNNNNNNNNNNNNNNNNNNNNNNNNNNNNNNNNNNNNNNNNNNNNNNNNNNNNNNNNNNNNNNNNNNNNNNNNNNNNNNNNNNNNNNNNNNNNNNNNNNNNNNNNNNNNNNNNNNNNNNNNNNNNNNNNNNNNNNNNNNNNNNNNNNNNNNNNNNNNNNNNNNNNNNNNNNNNNNNNNNNNNNNNNNNNNNNNNNNNNNNNNNNNNNNNNNNNNNNNNNNNNNNNNNNNNNNNNNNNNNNNNNNNNNNNNNNNNNNNNNNNNNNNNNNNNNNNNNNNNNNNNNNNNNNNNNNNNNNNNNNNNNNNNNNNNNNNNNNNNNNNNNNNNNNNNNNNNNNNNNNNNNNNNNNNNNNNNNNNNNNNNNNNNNNNNNNNNNNNNNNNNNNNNNNNNNNNNNNNNNNNNNNNNNNNNNNNNNNNNNNNNNNNNNNNNNNNNNNNNNNNNNNNNNNNNNNNNNNNNNNNNNNNNNNNNNNNNNNNNNNNNNNNNNNNNNNNNNNNNNNNNNNNNNNNNNNNNNNNNNNNNNNNNNNNNNNNNNNNNNNNNNNNNNNNNNNNNNNNNNNNNNNNNNNNNNNNNNNNNNNNNNNNNNNNNNNNNNNNNNNNNNNNNNNNNNNNNNNNNNNNNNNNNNNNNNNNNNNNNNNNNNNNNNNNNNNNNNNNNNNNNNNNNNNNNNNNNNNNNNNNNNNNNNNNNNNNNNNNNNNNNNNNNNNNNNNNNNNCCAGTCAATTTAGCAAACACATGCAAAATGATAACGGAGAAAATAAAACCAACTGCcaaaaacaacacaacCAATGGATCAACACGTAAACCTTGAGCTTCATCAGTgaacaacttcatcatgGTGGACGAACTTCCACCAGCTCCAGCAGACCTGGTACTCAATGGGGTAGCATTTGATGTCTGTGCTTTCTTATCAGCTGTTGATTTTCTCTTGACAGCACTTCTCAAACCGCCTGGGGCTTGActtgatgacgatgatgactAATAAGTTAGTATTgagaaatcaaataaaGCTACTGCATTCGAACATACCATTAGATTTGATGAAACTTTTATTGTCctttattctttttacACGTAATCAAAATTCCAATGACAATTTTTCGTTGTTGTCTCTGCCAGGTGTCTCGCGTATTACAAAGCGCTAccaaaaaaataacaaattttcaaaagttgtttCCGATTCAACGAAAAATAAAACCGAGAGTTAATTCTGACCCTGGGGCACCCACACACCAATGGATTTTAGAAACTTGTCTACCCATCAAATGGACAATATAGTACAGCGTCGTCCCTCTTTGTCATCACTATCATCGGCTTCCGGatattcatcatcctcGACGCCTTTCAACACAAAGAGTTACACCCCAAACGCTCTCATGAATAAAGACCTACAAAGTTCGTGGCTTAATCAACCCAGTTCCACTTCGATAGGTCCATGGGTGgagcaacagcagcaacaaacTCTTGATGCCTTGGATAAATCTTTGGACAAATCAATTAATGATGAGATGAAGCCTAATGATAACGAACCTCACGAAAACAATGACAACACTGACGATGATGAACTTATCCCCACTGCGATTGTAATTAAAAATATTCCATTTGCtatcaaaaaagaacaattgTTGGACGTTATGACGAAGCTAAATTTGCCCTTACCTTATGCATTCAACTACcattttgataatggtgTGTTTAGAGGCTTAGCGTTTGCCAACTTTACCTCCACTGATGAAACTTCCCTCGTGGTGAATCAGCTCAATGGAAGGGAAATAGGAGGTAGAAAGTTGAGAGTTGAATACAAAAAGATGTTACCTGCccaagaaagagaaagaatCGAGCGTGAAAAGCGGGAAAAAAGAGGACAATTGGAGGAGCAACATAGATCGACGTCTAATGCATCTTTAGCGTCCTTACTATCGCAAGCTTCAACAACGGCCGCAACCAAAAACCTTAGCGTTGCTGGGACATCCACCTCGCAAGAAAGAATTCTTTTAAACTTGCCGTTCGGTTGCTCACTGTTTAGTCCACCCGAGCTCAATTTTAATGATCCTGAGATTTTAGAACTATACACGCAGTTGGTACTTTACCGCGATGATGCTTCCAAGAcagtttttgaattggCAATATCACCATTGAACTTGAACATTGCACAAAGAAAAATCATTTCATATATTTGCAATTATCTAAATTTATTAGAACTATTTGATAATGGTATGATTATCATTAGAAGAAAACCGGGTCATATGTCGATTGCTCCTGGACAAACACGCCAACAGCCTCTTCATTCAGCCTCCATGATGAATCTTAATCAGTTGGCAAACCCTCCTGAGTTGTTACGTTCTCATTCTCAATCGGCAATACCAATGCCCAGATTGAGACAACAAACATCAACTCCAACTCAGCAACAACCCCAACTAGTTTACCAACAAAGACCCTATACACAACATGGATATTACCAACAGTCACAACAGCCACAGCAGTTGGCTCAAAATTTATCAGCGGGTA is from Candida orthopsilosis Co 90-125, chromosome 1 draft sequence and encodes:
- a CDS encoding RNA polymerase III transcription factor (TFIIIB) subunit yields the protein MSSLVKKGSQFTPKLKYPIRKKATPKPTATPEPSQKGTSGTSDPPSNKAISDQVGPPPATQNGKPRSSFSIKGAATSGAVLDDGVDPIDNSKPQESAIADSSDEDDEALRQHAQSLRRTSSRRLSGINPGFRSRSASVSHRPGNEDAQSAARIVVPQPKSIKRRRSSVSSRNAKRNSVVVPAAAIAPTLKPSSVVTASTTPTVGHSPTPSSSSSTTSRILNSNVSHLFPALRSSAAPLSKIMNNPETESLSPALVDKTDVNVVSKEFVVGIDPRTNKLRKFRRRDAPKSEVKEEEEDFTRVADKPLDDLVPVAPENLVTTVTSISQIPTGIKEEDLELYGELDFDYEGMTMADLCKPTLKIGNVSSSFKLAQEAEIQLKQKKLQRRLDRIRARKDRISLEEATLKNEGKTDEEIQHEKEGKKPKSGTDLMNFDEETPSISSALQLTLVDGKIGFNEESAVVVKPRADASGRTVEDSNPFANPVTSTTYSKRTYTDKWTPDELNEFYQALSMFGTDFSLIAQLYPHRTRKQIKSKFVLEEKKYPEVIELALKRKLPVDFKKYCEATNNEIKTIEQYNEELKRVRLEHEQSMNAIAIEREKAFKEDAEANRRREIEIRTGFTGSKPMTTAERRKELRKNETVVGTIDDIKHR
- a CDS encoding Pin4 protein (protein with similarity to S. cerevisiae Pin4p); this encodes MDFRNLSTHQMDNIVQRRPSLSSLSSASGYSSSSTPFNTKSYTPNALMNKDLQSSWLNQPSSTSIGPWVEQQQQQTLDALDKSLDKSINDEMKPNDNEPHENNDNTDDDELIPTAIVIKNIPFAIKKEQLLDVMTKLNLPLPYAFNYHFDNGVFRGLAFANFTSTDETSLVVNQLNGREIGGRKLRVEYKKMLPAQERERIEREKREKRGQLEEQHRSTSNASLASLLSQASTTAATKNLSVAGTSTSQERILLNLPFGCSSFSPPELNFNDPEILELYTQLVLYRDDASKTVFELAISPLNLNIAQRKIISYICNYLNLLELFDNGMIIIRRKPGHMSIAPGQTRQQPLHSASMMNLNQLANPPELLRSHSQSAIPMPRLRQQTSTPTQQQPQLVYQQRPYTQHGYYQQSQQPQQLAQNLSAGSSAAALLRTNNNRSYVDVRSTPPLTQPESNPISQQHQFFQPNTTSTNNTSSQPQTPSSGSIWGPRFI